The following proteins come from a genomic window of Aspergillus luchuensis IFO 4308 DNA, chromosome 3, nearly complete sequence:
- a CDS encoding FMN-dependent alpha-hydroxy acid dehydrogenase (COG:C;~EggNog:ENOG410Q4IX;~InterPro:IPR037458,IPR001199,IPR037396,IPR013785, IPR036400,IPR000262,IPR018506;~PFAM:PF00173,PF01070;~go_function: GO:0003824 - catalytic activity [Evidence IEA];~go_function: GO:0016491 - oxidoreductase activity [Evidence IEA];~go_function: GO:0020037 - heme binding [Evidence IEA]) gives MARERQLSAQQISEHKTPDDCWIVVDNQVWDVTDFLEEHPGGSSIILKYAGRDATQAYSEVHAPSVIKSHLSPERNMGVLDEATINEDWLKQPPTQSPPLLLENEKPPLDTLINSHDFEMVASKTASKKTWAFYSSASTDLITRDANKLCFDRIWLRPRILRNVRSVDTKTNLLGINTELPLFVSPAAMAKLIHPDGELGIAKACENKGIFQGVSNNSSYPLDELCSAAPSVNMFFQLYVNRDRAKSAALLRQCSTNPNVKAIFITVDAAWPGKREADERVKADETLSVPMAPSKAKNDKKGGGLGRVMAGFIDAGLTWEDMAWVRQHTHLPVCLKGVMSADDAILAMEAGLDGILLSNHGGRNLDTSPPSIVTLLELHKRCPEIFDRMEIYVDGGIRRGTDILKAVCLGATAVGMGRSMLFATNYGQEGVEHLIDIMRDELETAMRNVGITSLNEAGPHLVNTGDIDHLVPSSASHPYARMVAKGRRPIGPKL, from the exons ATGGCGAGGGAGAGGCAGTTGTCTGCACAGCAGATTTCTGAGCACAAGACGCCCGACGACTGCTGGATTGTGGTAGACAACCAGGTGTGGGATGTGACGGATTTCCTGGAAGAGCATCCGGGAGGATCGTCAA TTATCCTGAAGTACGCCGGACGCGATGCCACCCAAGCATACTCTGAAGTTCATGCTCCCAGTGTCATCAAGTCACACCTATCACCAGAACGAAATATGGGAGTGCTGGATGAAGCGACAATCAATGAGGACTGGTTGAAGCAACCGCCCACTCAGAGCCCGCCCTTGCTTCTGGAGAATGAAAAGCCACCGCTAGACACCCTGATAAATTCCCATGATTTTGAGATGGTCGCCTCGAAGACCGCCAGTAAGAAAACATGGGCGTTCTATTCCAGTGCTTCGACTGACCTGATTACCCGGGATGCGAACAAGCTGTGCTTTGATCGTATATGGCTGCGACCGAGAATACTAAGAAATGTGCGATCAGTCGACACGAAGACCAACCTGCTTGGCATCAATACCGAGCTTCCGCTCTTCGTTAGCCCGGCAGCAATGGCGAAGCTCATCCACCCAGACGGCGAGCTGGGAATTGCAAAAGCTTGTGAGAACAAAGGCATCTTTCAAGGG GTCTCCAATAATTCCTCCTATCCCCTCGATGAGCTGTGCAGTGCTGCACCATCGGTTAATATGTTCTTTCAGCTGTACGTGAACCGCGATCGTGCAAAGTCCGctgctctcctccgccaatgCTCCACCAATCCCAACGTCAAAGCTATCTTCATCACGGTGGATGCCGCCTGGCCTGGGAAGCGGGAGGCAGATGAGCGCGTAAAAGCCGACGAAACATTATCGGTCCCGATGGCGCCATCCAAAGCAAAGAATGACAAAAAAGGTGGCGGTCTGGGACGAGTAATGGCAGGTTTCATTGATGCTGGACTGACCTGGGAGGATATGGCGTGGGTGCGACAGCATACCCATTTGCCCGTATGCCTAAAAGGTGTGATGTCCGCTGATGATGCGATCCTTGCTATGGAAGCTGGGCTCGACGGCATCCTGTTGAGCAACCATGGCGGGCGGAATCTCGACACTAGCCCACCCTCCATTGTCACTTTATTAGAGCTACACAAGCGGTGCCCGGAGATCTTCGATCGGATGGAGATTTACGTCGATGGTGGTATTCGGCGGGGAACTGACATTCTCAAAGCAGTGTGTCTGGGCGCAACAGCGGTTGGAATGGGACGCAGCATGCTGTTTGCAACTAACTATGGACAGGAGGGTGTGGAACATTTGATTGACA TCATGAGAGACGAGCTCGAGACAGCTATGCGCAATGTAGGAATCACTAGCCTCAACGAAGCTGGTCCTCACCTAGTCAACACCGGAGATATAGATCACCTGGTCCCCAGCTCAGCCAGCCATCCATACGCACGAATGGTAGCCAAAGGGCGACGTCCAATCGGACCCAAGCTATGA